A window of Mangifera indica cultivar Alphonso chromosome 13, CATAS_Mindica_2.1, whole genome shotgun sequence contains these coding sequences:
- the LOC123195266 gene encoding uncharacterized protein LOC123195266, whose amino-acid sequence MGTKFEYAINPLAVSTNSNSFDFDRVDDWDYFQSREVNKFQRTQQDCFRSSMDRMLDKHNIESIKRTMQIQEDIFKHQVQELHRLYSVQKMLMAELKKESKQSRISMASSEMKHSQTFMKTQNATTASGYIFQVQNIPEDPSTRERSGSSQIGNKLPSTEGSNEESEVELTLSIGVRSNKKRSKGQELKETREIDSTASFKSDSGPTTPISSSSATFDNQEKKIPHWLFGLSINRS is encoded by the exons ATGGGAACCAAATTTGAGTATGCAATCAATCCGTTAGCAGTTTCAACAAATTCTAACAGCTTCGACTTTGATCGTGTGGACGATTGGGATTATTTCCAATCTAGAGAGGTGAATAAGTTTCAAAGAACTCAACAAGACTGTTTTCGCAGCTCCATGGACAGGATGCTTGACAAGCACAACATTGAATCCATAAAAAGAACAATGCAGATCCAGGAAGATATCTTCAAACACCAG GTCCAAGAACTCCACAGGCTGTATAGCGTGCAAAAGATGTTGATGGCTGAGCTGAAGAAAGAAAGTAAGCAAAGTAGAATTTCAATGGCGAGTTCAGAAATGAAGCATTCACAAACATTTATGAAAACACAAAACGCAACAACTGCTTCAGGCTATATTTTCCAGGTTCAAAATATTCCTGAAGATCCAAGCACCAGGGAAAGAAGCGGCAGCAGCCAAATTGGGAATAAATTACCGAGCACTGAAGGGTCTAATGAAGAGAGTGAAGTTGAGTTAACATTAAGCATTGGAGTAAGGTCAAACAAGAAGAGATCAAAAGGTCAAGAATTGAAGGAAACCAGGGAGATTGATTCAACGGCATCGTTTAAATCTGATAGCGGCCCAACCACTCCAATAAGTAGCTCAAGTGCCACATTTGATAACCAGGAAAAGAAGATACCTCATTGGCTTTTCGGATTAAGCATAAACAGGAGTTGA